The genomic stretch TGGGGTCGGACGCAACTTCTGGTCACTTGTTAAATTTGAGAAAGTATAATAAAAGAAAGTTCGTGATTATATAATAATAGATATATTCAATTAATTTATGGGGGGGGTACCATACTTGGTACCACATCGAAAGCATGGGCATTCTGAAGCAGGAGATCGCTCTGGTATTCACCACCTTGATCTTGCGCCATGCTATGGATAGTACAGTCATGCCAGGACATTTCTCTAAAATTCTTTTCGTTCCAACTGGTTCCGAGAGATATTATCTTCATTCCTGTTTTCCTGTTCTTCTGTTAGGAATGCTAAGCGTCAGCAGCGTCGGTCCGCTGTGCTCGGTTGTTATAGAAGCCTTTATCTACCCGCATATGCTTGCAGATTCTCGACTCTGTTTCCCCACAGGTTTTCTGCATTGTACAGAGATCAGCTCCGATTCTTCGCTAGGGGGATCGTCAGTCAGCCAGTTTGTCGCTTTGATATTTTCGAATCCTGCTATCCTGGCGTATTGTATCGCCTCCTCAAGAGTAAAGGCGCGTCCCCACCTCTCGTTCGCTTCCGTTTCCACTAAGCGGCCGTCAACGAACTTCTCAACGACAAACAACCACTGCCACACATTTGTTACGGGATCATGTTTCATTCGTTTGCGCCACGCGATGACCACATCATCCGGACCGCATATCCAATCGCCGGTCCATCTGTTGTTATCCTCATACTCATCCGGGACGAGCTCGAAGTCATAGATGAAATGACCTCCCGGCTTCAGATGTGCCATGACTCGCTCGAATGTTGCCAGAATATCATGATCCTCGGTGAATAGACTGAGTCCCCCCGAATCAAGAAATATCAGACTGAACTCGCGCTGAAGGTCGAACTCCAGCATCGATTGCTCATGTATTTCCACTTTCAGATCTTTCGCCTTACATGCAGCGAGACACCTGGCTGTCATATCTTCGGATGTGTCGATTCCAATGACATCATAGCCTTCTTTAATAAGAGGGATCAGGATCTTGCCTGTGCCACTACCGAGTTCGAGTGCTGGTTCGCCTAATTCTTCAATCTTTCCAGCCAAGAAGTCAATCTCCTTGCTCCTCCCCATTGAGCCAGAGACAAGTTCGTACCATTCCGCATGCAGTTTCCTGTATTCTTTGTGTTCCATGATTTCCCTTCTATAACAACAGGGTTAACATATTAAACCACAAAGGCTCCGTCCGTCATCCTGCTGTATAAGAGTAACAC from Candidatus Aegiribacteria sp. encodes the following:
- a CDS encoding class I SAM-dependent methyltransferase, whose product is MEHKEYRKLHAEWYELVSGSMGRSKEIDFLAGKIEELGEPALELGSGTGKILIPLIKEGYDVIGIDTSEDMTARCLAACKAKDLKVEIHEQSMLEFDLQREFSLIFLDSGGLSLFTEDHDILATFERVMAHLKPGGHFIYDFELVPDEYEDNNRWTGDWICGPDDVVIAWRKRMKHDPVTNVWQWLFVVEKFVDGRLVETEANERWGRAFTLEEAIQYARIAGFENIKATNWLTDDPPSEESELISVQCRKPVGKQSRESASICG